Proteins encoded together in one Lathyrus oleraceus cultivar Zhongwan6 chromosome 5, CAAS_Psat_ZW6_1.0, whole genome shotgun sequence window:
- the LOC127078346 gene encoding 14-3-3-like protein: MAAAHTPREENVYMAKLAEQAERYEEMVEFMEKVSANADSEELTVEERNLLSVAYKNVIGARRASWRIISSIEQKEESRGNEDHVAVIRDYRSKIESELSNICDGILKLLDTRLIPSASSGDSKVFYLKMKGDYHRYLAEFKTGAERKEAAESTLAAYKSAQDIANAELPPTHPIRLGLALNFSVFYYEILNSPDRACNLAKQAFDEAIAELDTLGEESYKDSTLIMQLLRDNLTLWTSDMQDDGADEIKEAAPKADEQQ, translated from the exons ATGGCGGCCGCTCATACTCCTCGGGAAGAGAACGTCTACATGGCTAAGCTCGCCGAGCAAGCCGAGCGCTACGAAGAAATGGTGGAGTTCATGGAAAAGGTTTCCGCTAACGCCGATAGCGAAGAACTCACCGTGGAGGAGAGGAATCTTCTCTCCGTGGCTTACAAAAACGTGATCGGAGCTAGACGTGCCTCGTGGCGTATCATTTCGTCGATCGAGCAGAAGGAAGAGAGCCGCGGCAACGAGGATCACGTCGCCGTCATCCGTGATTACCGATCTAAAATCGAGTCTGAGCTCTCTAACATCTGCGACGGTATCCTCAAGCTCCTCGATACTCGTCTCATTCCATCAGCTTCCTCTGGCGATTCTAAGGTTTTCTACCTTAAGATGAAGGGAGATTACCACAGGTACCTCGCTGAGTTTAAGACCGGAGCCGAGCGTAAGGAGGCTGCAGAGAGCACTCTTGCCGCTTACAAATCTGCTCAG GACATTGCAAATGCTGAATTACCACCAACTCATCCAATTAGGCTTGGCCTTGCTCTGAACTTCTCCGTTTTTTACTATGAAATCCTTAACTCTCCTGATCGTGCCTGCAATCTTGCAAAACAG GCTTTTGATGAAGCTATTGCTGAATTGGATACCCTTGGAGAGGAATCATACAAGGATAGCACTTTGATCATGCAACTTCTTCGTGATAATCTCACCCTATGGACCTCTGACATGCAG GATGATGGTGCTGATGAAATTAAAGAAGCAGCCCCAAAAGCAGATGAACAGCAGTAA